A single Cupriavidus sp. D39 DNA region contains:
- a CDS encoding ferritin-like domain-containing protein, with product MPANLPDPDAGGAPLAAPELPRGFASLSLRRQALAILCLSDAHQKAGATRWMRQAVAAVTPEALGIDESILAELPVPGRPPLPELVPPQRVERRRSVHTPAGRAALIHALAHIEFNAINLALDAIWRFGGMPPAFYVDWLRVADEEALHFSLLAGHLATLGARYGDLPAHNSLWEMADKTAGDVLARMALVPRTLEARGLDASPPVRAKLAAAGDHDAAAIIDIILRDEVGHVAIGNHWYRWLCAGRGLDPVATYAELAERYQAPRLRPPFNLAARRAAGFDEIELALLEGQAAQ from the coding sequence ATGCCAGCAAACCTTCCTGATCCCGATGCCGGCGGCGCGCCGCTTGCTGCACCTGAGCTGCCGCGCGGCTTCGCTTCCCTGTCCTTGCGCCGCCAGGCGCTCGCTATCCTGTGCCTGAGCGATGCGCACCAGAAGGCCGGCGCTACGCGCTGGATGCGGCAGGCGGTCGCCGCCGTGACGCCGGAGGCGCTCGGCATCGATGAGTCGATCCTGGCCGAGCTGCCGGTACCGGGCCGGCCGCCACTGCCCGAACTGGTGCCGCCGCAAAGGGTGGAACGGCGGCGCTCCGTCCATACGCCGGCCGGCCGCGCGGCGCTGATCCACGCGCTTGCGCATATCGAGTTCAATGCCATCAACCTGGCGCTGGATGCGATCTGGCGCTTTGGCGGGATGCCGCCGGCCTTCTACGTGGACTGGCTGCGTGTGGCCGACGAAGAAGCGCTGCACTTCAGCCTGCTGGCGGGGCACCTGGCCACGCTAGGCGCGCGTTACGGCGACTTGCCCGCGCACAACAGCCTGTGGGAAATGGCGGACAAGACCGCTGGCGACGTGCTGGCACGCATGGCGCTGGTGCCGCGCACCCTGGAGGCGCGGGGGCTGGACGCCTCGCCGCCGGTGCGGGCCAAGCTGGCCGCGGCCGGCGATCATGACGCCGCCGCCATCATCGACATCATCCTGCGCGATGAAGTTGGCCACGTGGCGATCGGCAACCATTGGTATCGCTGGCTATGCGCGGGCCGTGGCCTCGACCCTGTCGCCACCTACGCTGAACTTGCCGAGCGCTACCAGGCGCCGCGCCTGCGCCCGCCATTCAACCTGGCGGCGCGGCGCGCGGCGGGCTTCGACGAGATCGAGCTGGCCTTGCTGGAAGGGCAGGCGGCTCAGTAG
- a CDS encoding acyl-CoA synthetase: MAAPALPASRRDDYPALYTQFHWHVPELFNLADACCGRWARDPATMDRIAVHTEHEDGRRASYSYAFIQAEADRLSRALRTLGVARGDRVGIVMPQRIETVIAHMAIYQLGAIAMPLSMLFGPEALAYRLQHSEASVAIADESSIDNVLAARAQCPALASVIGVGAAVGRAEHDWDVMLAAELPEFTAVETKADEAAVLIYTSGTTGQPKGALIPHRALIGNLTGFVCSQNWFPQAGDVFWSPADWAWTGGLWDALMPTLYFGKTIVGYQGRFSAQTAFALMERYRVTNTFLFPTALKQMMKTCPAPREHYQLHLRALMSAGEAVGETVFAWCRDALGVVVNEMFGQTEINYIVGNCTAQNDDGQLGWPARPGSMGRPYPGHRIAVVDDEGKPCAAGEDGEVAVCSTDVHGHPDPVFFLGYWRNEDATAGKYLERDGLRWCRTGDLARIDEDGYLWYQGRADDVFKSSGYRIGPSEIENCLLKHPAVSNCAVVPSPDPERGAVVKAFIVLVPSVARSAQADAALVAELQQHVRGQLAPYEYPKAIEFIAQLPMTTTGKIQRRLLREMEAKRNTATRP, encoded by the coding sequence ATGGCCGCACCCGCCCTGCCAGCAAGCCGGCGCGACGATTATCCCGCGCTCTACACGCAATTCCACTGGCATGTGCCCGAGTTATTCAACCTGGCCGACGCATGCTGCGGCCGCTGGGCACGCGACCCCGCCACGATGGACCGCATCGCGGTCCACACCGAGCATGAGGACGGGCGCCGCGCCAGCTACAGCTACGCCTTCATCCAGGCCGAGGCCGATCGCCTCTCGCGGGCGCTGCGCACGCTGGGGGTGGCACGCGGAGACCGCGTCGGCATCGTCATGCCCCAGCGCATCGAGACGGTGATTGCGCACATGGCGATCTACCAGCTCGGCGCCATTGCCATGCCCTTGTCGATGCTGTTCGGCCCGGAAGCGCTGGCCTACCGCCTCCAGCACAGCGAGGCCAGCGTGGCCATCGCCGACGAATCCTCGATCGACAACGTGCTGGCCGCGCGCGCGCAGTGCCCCGCCCTGGCCTCGGTGATCGGCGTCGGCGCTGCCGTGGGCCGCGCGGAGCATGACTGGGACGTGATGCTCGCTGCGGAACTGCCTGAATTCACCGCCGTGGAAACCAAGGCTGACGAGGCCGCGGTGCTGATCTACACCAGCGGCACCACCGGCCAGCCCAAGGGCGCCCTGATCCCGCACCGCGCGCTGATCGGCAATCTCACCGGCTTCGTCTGTTCGCAAAACTGGTTTCCCCAAGCCGGCGACGTGTTCTGGAGCCCGGCAGACTGGGCCTGGACCGGCGGGCTGTGGGATGCGCTGATGCCCACGCTGTATTTCGGCAAGACCATCGTGGGCTATCAGGGCAGGTTCTCCGCGCAAACCGCCTTCGCGCTGATGGAGCGCTATCGCGTCACCAATACCTTCCTGTTTCCCACCGCGCTCAAGCAGATGATGAAGACCTGCCCCGCGCCGCGCGAGCACTATCAGTTGCACCTGCGCGCGCTGATGAGCGCGGGCGAAGCCGTGGGGGAAACCGTGTTCGCCTGGTGCCGCGACGCGCTCGGCGTGGTCGTCAACGAAATGTTCGGCCAGACCGAGATCAACTACATCGTGGGCAACTGCACCGCGCAGAACGACGATGGCCAGCTAGGCTGGCCGGCGCGCCCGGGCTCGATGGGCCGGCCCTACCCCGGCCACCGCATCGCCGTGGTCGACGACGAGGGCAAGCCCTGCGCGGCGGGCGAGGACGGCGAGGTGGCCGTGTGCAGCACCGACGTCCACGGCCACCCCGACCCCGTGTTCTTCCTCGGCTACTGGCGCAACGAGGACGCCACTGCCGGCAAGTACCTGGAGCGTGACGGGCTGCGCTGGTGCCGCACGGGCGACCTGGCGCGCATCGACGAAGACGGCTACCTGTGGTACCAGGGGCGCGCCGACGATGTCTTCAAGTCCTCCGGCTACCGCATTGGCCCGAGCGAGATCGAGAACTGCCTGCTCAAGCATCCCGCCGTGTCGAACTGCGCGGTGGTGCCCTCGCCGGACCCGGAGCGCGGCGCGGTGGTCAAGGCGTTCATCGTGCTGGTGCCATCGGTCGCGCGCTCGGCGCAAGCCGACGCCGCGCTGGTCGCCGAGCTGCAGCAGCATGTGCGCGGCCAGCTTGCGCCGTATGAATATCCCAAGGCCATCGAGTTCATCGCGCAGTTGCCGATGACCACCACCGGCAAGATCCAGCGCCGCCTGCTGCGCGAGATGGAAGCCAAGCGCAATACCGCTACGCGCCCGTAG
- a CDS encoding alpha/beta fold hydrolase, producing the protein MTIRETSRSEFITLRGLNMHVRHWGEPGAPTLFLLHGWMDVAASFQFMVDALEREWHVIAPDWRGFGQTDWPTRYPGTESYWFPDYVADLEAVLDHYQPDAPVNLVGHSMGANVACFYAGIRPERVRRVVDLEGFGMTGTRAEQAPGRYARWLDELRQRQPLRSYDSVGAVAARLQKTNPRLPDDRAAFLAEHWSARNADGRWEILGDAAHKMVNPVLYRLDEVMAIWAQATAPVLHVEARNSQTLSHIAKGQPLETFKQRFKAFRDFREAVVDDAGHMLHHDQPRMVAGLVESFCA; encoded by the coding sequence ATGACAATAAGAGAAACCTCGCGCTCGGAATTTATCACGTTGCGCGGCCTTAACATGCACGTGCGCCACTGGGGTGAGCCCGGCGCGCCCACCTTGTTCCTGCTGCATGGCTGGATGGACGTGGCGGCCTCGTTCCAGTTCATGGTGGACGCGCTGGAACGCGAGTGGCACGTGATCGCCCCGGACTGGCGCGGCTTTGGCCAGACCGACTGGCCCACACGCTATCCCGGCACCGAGTCCTACTGGTTTCCCGACTATGTCGCCGATCTCGAGGCCGTGCTCGACCACTACCAGCCGGACGCGCCGGTGAACCTGGTGGGGCATAGCATGGGCGCCAACGTGGCCTGCTTTTATGCTGGCATCCGTCCCGAGCGGGTGCGCCGCGTGGTCGACCTGGAGGGATTTGGCATGACGGGCACGCGCGCCGAGCAAGCGCCCGGGCGCTATGCGCGCTGGCTCGATGAGTTGCGCCAGCGCCAGCCGCTGCGATCCTATGACAGCGTGGGGGCGGTGGCGGCACGGCTGCAGAAGACCAACCCGCGCCTGCCCGATGACCGCGCAGCTTTCCTGGCTGAGCACTGGTCAGCGCGCAATGCGGATGGCCGTTGGGAGATCCTGGGCGATGCCGCGCACAAGATGGTCAACCCGGTCCTGTACCGGCTCGACGAGGTGATGGCGATCTGGGCGCAGGCCACCGCGCCGGTGCTGCATGTGGAAGCGCGCAATTCGCAGACGCTCAGCCATATCGCAAAGGGGCAGCCGCTGGAGACGTTCAAGCAGCGCTTCAAGGCGTTCCGCGATTTCCGCGAGGCCGTTGTCGATGACGCCGGCCACATGCTGCATCACGACCAGCCGCGGATGGTTGCCGGGCTGGTGGAATCCTTCTGCGCCTGA
- a CDS encoding NAD(P)/FAD-dependent oxidoreductase gives MIRTDVLIVGAGPVGLFAAFQAGVLGLKCELIDVLDRAGGQCTELYPEKPIYDIPAVPGCLAQDLVDRLLEQCAPFAFPMHFNERANGLAEIPREHHAAAGHEHAHRLLVTTDTGRRFDVAAVLVCSGAGAFAPQRVALPEAAALEDRHLHYAVRDTARFKGKRVVVAGGGDSALDWALALRKTAARVTLLHRREAFRAADGTVAEMRAAVAAGEMDFVVGMLGALKSEGDTLAGVDIRTRDDTISLPADELVALYGLVSEPGPIAQWDLDMHAGRIMVDTTTYETSRRGIFAAGDIAFYPNKQKLILSGFHEAALALRRAYHYAFPEKALVHVHTSNNATLKEKLTHA, from the coding sequence GTGATCCGCACCGATGTGCTGATCGTCGGCGCCGGCCCGGTCGGCCTGTTTGCCGCTTTCCAGGCGGGCGTGCTGGGACTGAAGTGCGAGCTCATCGACGTGCTGGACCGCGCCGGCGGCCAGTGCACCGAGCTCTATCCGGAAAAGCCGATCTACGACATCCCCGCGGTGCCCGGCTGCCTGGCGCAGGACCTGGTCGACCGCCTGCTCGAGCAATGCGCGCCGTTCGCCTTTCCCATGCATTTCAACGAGCGCGCCAACGGACTGGCCGAGATCCCGCGCGAACATCACGCCGCGGCCGGCCATGAGCACGCGCACCGCCTGCTGGTCACAACCGACACCGGCAGGCGCTTCGACGTGGCCGCGGTGCTGGTGTGCTCCGGCGCCGGCGCCTTCGCCCCGCAGCGCGTGGCGCTGCCCGAGGCCGCCGCGCTGGAAGACCGCCACCTGCACTACGCCGTGCGCGACACCGCGCGCTTCAAGGGCAAGCGCGTGGTGGTGGCCGGCGGCGGAGACTCCGCCCTGGACTGGGCGCTGGCGCTGCGCAAGACCGCCGCGCGCGTCACGCTGCTGCATCGCCGGGAAGCCTTTCGCGCGGCCGACGGCACGGTAGCCGAGATGCGCGCGGCCGTCGCCGCCGGCGAGATGGACTTCGTGGTGGGCATGCTGGGCGCGCTCAAGAGCGAGGGCGACACCCTGGCCGGCGTCGACATCCGTACCCGCGACGACACCATCAGCCTGCCCGCCGACGAACTCGTGGCGCTGTACGGCCTGGTCTCCGAGCCCGGCCCGATCGCCCAATGGGACCTCGACATGCACGCCGGGCGCATCATGGTGGATACCACCACCTACGAAACGTCCCGGCGCGGCATTTTCGCCGCGGGCGACATCGCCTTCTACCCCAACAAGCAAAAGCTCATCCTGTCGGGCTTCCACGAGGCCGCGCTGGCCCTGCGGCGCGCGTATCACTACGCCTTCCCCGAAAAGGCGCTGGTCCATGTCCACACCAGCAACAACGCCACGCTCAAGGAAAAGCTGACGCACGCCTGA
- a CDS encoding 3',5'-nucleoside bisphosphate phosphatase codes for MQNSHAINADLHCHSTVSDGMLSPEEVAARAHAGGVAFWALTDHDEVKGQARARAAAEALGMRYVPGVEISVTWAGQTVHIVGLQIDPDCQVLVNGLAATRSGRAARAQDIGEALAAIGIEGAYEGALRHVGNPDLISRTHFARWLVEQERCKTISEVFDDYLGEGCPGYVGHRWARLADAVKWIQAAGGIPVMAHPGRYNYTQLQHDALFDEFKQLGGAAVEVVTGSHTPEQYRQYANVAHHYGLLASRGSDFHGPGEGRIELGSLPPLPSSVTPVWHDW; via the coding sequence ATGCAAAATTCACACGCAATCAACGCAGATCTGCATTGCCATTCCACGGTGTCCGACGGCATGTTGTCCCCCGAGGAGGTTGCCGCGCGCGCGCACGCCGGCGGCGTGGCGTTCTGGGCGCTGACGGACCATGACGAGGTCAAGGGCCAGGCCAGGGCGCGTGCCGCGGCCGAGGCGCTCGGCATGCGCTACGTGCCCGGGGTGGAGATCTCGGTGACGTGGGCCGGCCAGACCGTGCATATCGTTGGCTTGCAGATCGATCCTGACTGCCAGGTGCTGGTCAATGGCCTGGCCGCCACGCGCTCCGGGCGCGCCGCCAGGGCGCAGGACATCGGCGAGGCGCTGGCCGCGATCGGCATCGAGGGCGCCTATGAGGGCGCGCTGCGCCATGTCGGCAATCCCGACCTGATCTCCCGCACCCATTTCGCGCGCTGGCTGGTGGAGCAAGAGCGGTGCAAGACCATCAGCGAGGTGTTCGACGATTACCTCGGCGAAGGCTGTCCGGGCTATGTCGGGCACCGCTGGGCCAGACTGGCCGATGCGGTGAAGTGGATCCAGGCCGCCGGCGGCATTCCGGTGATGGCGCACCCGGGCCGCTACAACTACACGCAACTCCAGCACGATGCGCTGTTCGACGAGTTCAAGCAGCTCGGCGGGGCGGCGGTCGAGGTGGTCACCGGCAGCCATACGCCGGAGCAGTACCGCCAATATGCCAATGTCGCGCATCACTACGGCCTGCTGGCCTCGCGCGGCTCGGACTTCCATGGGCCGGGCGAGGGACGGATCGAGCTGGGCTCGCTGCCGCCGCTGCCGTCGTCGGTCACCCCGGTCTGGCATGACTGGTAA
- a CDS encoding L-threonylcarbamoyladenylate synthase has protein sequence MSQYFEIHPLNPQSRLIKQAAQIIGQGGLIALPTDSSYALACRLDDKAAVERLRRLRGIDDKHHLTLMCSDLSELGNFARVDNRQYRWLKGATPGPYVFILEATKEVPRRLSHPARKTIGVRVPDHPIPLALLAEVGEPLISATLQLPGDEAPLNEPEVIRARLEKLLELVICGGAAPAQPTTVIDLTAGEPELVRQGGGDIERFGL, from the coding sequence ATGTCCCAATACTTCGAAATCCATCCGCTCAACCCGCAATCCCGCCTGATCAAGCAGGCCGCGCAGATCATCGGGCAGGGCGGGCTGATTGCCTTGCCCACCGACTCCAGCTACGCGCTGGCCTGCCGGCTCGACGACAAGGCCGCGGTGGAGCGGCTGCGCCGCCTGCGCGGGATCGACGACAAGCACCATCTGACCCTGATGTGCAGCGACTTGTCAGAGCTCGGCAACTTCGCGCGGGTGGACAACCGGCAGTACCGCTGGCTCAAGGGCGCCACGCCCGGGCCCTACGTCTTCATCCTCGAGGCCACCAAGGAAGTGCCGCGCCGGCTCTCGCATCCCGCCCGCAAGACCATCGGCGTGCGGGTGCCCGACCATCCCATCCCGCTGGCGCTGCTGGCCGAAGTGGGCGAGCCGCTGATTTCGGCCACCCTGCAGCTGCCGGGAGACGAAGCCCCGCTCAACGAGCCGGAAGTGATCCGCGCCCGGCTGGAAAAGCTGCTGGAACTGGTGATCTGCGGCGGCGCCGCGCCGGCGCAGCCGACCACGGTGATCGACCTGACCGCCGGCGAGCCCGAGCTGGTGCGCCAGGGAGGCGGTGATATCGAACGTTTCGGCCTCTGA
- a CDS encoding site-2 protease family protein produces the protein MDSSLIQTLAVYALPVLFAITLHEAAHGYVAKLFGDNTAYSMGRVSLNPARHIDPIGTIAVPLLLYFMTSGQFVFGYAKPVPVAFDHLRNPRWHGMWVALAGPGSNVLQAFLWALMAVGLVVARVQEPFFSQMAQAGVLVNLVMAAFNLFPVPPLDGGRVLTALLPQRIAHAVSRIEPYGIFVVLALVAAGVITKVWMQPVMGALRSLVLLMLQPILALVQ, from the coding sequence ATGGATTCTTCCCTGATTCAGACCCTAGCGGTCTACGCCCTGCCGGTCCTGTTCGCCATCACGCTGCATGAGGCCGCGCACGGCTACGTGGCCAAGCTGTTCGGCGACAACACCGCCTACTCGATGGGGCGCGTCAGCCTTAACCCGGCGCGCCATATTGATCCCATCGGCACCATCGCGGTGCCGCTGCTGCTCTATTTCATGACCAGCGGCCAGTTCGTCTTCGGCTACGCCAAGCCAGTGCCGGTCGCCTTCGACCACCTGCGCAATCCGCGCTGGCATGGCATGTGGGTGGCGCTGGCGGGCCCGGGCAGCAATGTGCTGCAGGCCTTCCTTTGGGCGCTGATGGCGGTCGGCCTGGTGGTGGCCAGGGTGCAGGAGCCCTTCTTCAGCCAGATGGCGCAGGCCGGCGTGCTGGTCAACCTGGTGATGGCTGCGTTCAACCTGTTCCCCGTGCCGCCGCTCGACGGCGGCCGCGTGCTGACTGCGTTGTTGCCGCAGCGGATCGCGCACGCGGTGTCGCGCATCGAGCCCTACGGCATCTTCGTGGTGCTGGCGCTGGTGGCGGCTGGCGTGATCACCAAAGTGTGGATGCAGCCGGTGATGGGGGCGCTCAGAAGCCTGGTGCTGCTGATGCTGCAACCCATCCTGGCGCTGGTGCAGTAG
- a CDS encoding tryptophan--tRNA ligase — MFPDRVLSGMRPTGALHLGHYHGVLKNWVQLQAEYPCFFFVADWHALTTHYESPEVIGESVWEMLIDWLAAGVDPERATLFIQSRVPEHAELFLLLSMGTPLGWLERVPTYKDQIEKLKDKDLSTYGFLGYPLLQAADILIYRAGRVPVGEDQVPHVEITREIARRFNYLYGRQPDFEAQAQETAKKLGGKRTKAYLELRRAYQEQGKAEALEEGGALVAQSQSLAPEDRELLLGYLGGSRKTILVEPKALLTAASRMPGLDGQKMSKSYGNTIRMREDKASVEKKVRTMPTDPARVRRTDAGEPARCPVWQLHQVYTDAPTREWVEKGCRSAGIGCIECKQPVIEGILREQQPLLERAQKYMDDPALLRAIVDHGCDQARRVARETMRDVRAVMGLGYR; from the coding sequence ATGTTTCCCGATCGCGTTCTTTCCGGCATGCGGCCTACCGGCGCGCTGCACCTGGGTCACTATCACGGCGTACTCAAGAACTGGGTCCAGCTCCAGGCCGAATATCCCTGTTTCTTCTTCGTGGCAGACTGGCATGCGCTCACCACGCACTATGAATCGCCGGAGGTGATCGGCGAATCGGTGTGGGAGATGCTGATCGACTGGCTCGCCGCCGGCGTCGATCCCGAGCGCGCCACGCTGTTTATCCAGAGCCGCGTGCCCGAGCATGCCGAGCTGTTCCTGCTGCTGTCGATGGGCACGCCGCTGGGCTGGCTGGAGCGGGTGCCGACCTACAAGGACCAGATCGAGAAGCTCAAGGACAAGGATCTCTCCACCTACGGCTTTCTTGGCTATCCGCTGCTGCAGGCCGCCGATATCCTGATCTACCGCGCCGGCCGCGTGCCGGTGGGCGAGGACCAGGTGCCGCACGTGGAGATCACGCGCGAGATCGCGCGCCGCTTCAACTATCTGTACGGGCGCCAGCCGGACTTCGAGGCGCAGGCGCAGGAAACCGCCAAAAAGCTGGGCGGCAAGCGCACCAAGGCTTATCTGGAACTGCGCCGCGCCTATCAGGAACAGGGCAAGGCAGAGGCGCTGGAAGAGGGCGGCGCGCTGGTGGCGCAGTCGCAGAGCCTGGCCCCCGAAGACCGTGAATTGCTGCTGGGCTACCTGGGCGGCTCGCGCAAGACCATCCTGGTCGAGCCGAAGGCGCTGCTGACCGCGGCGTCGCGCATGCCCGGGCTGGACGGCCAGAAGATGTCGAAGTCCTATGGCAACACCATCCGCATGCGCGAGGACAAGGCGTCGGTGGAAAAGAAGGTGCGCACCATGCCAACCGATCCGGCCCGCGTGCGCCGCACCGATGCCGGCGAGCCGGCGCGTTGCCCGGTGTGGCAACTGCACCAGGTCTATACGGATGCGCCCACCCGCGAGTGGGTCGAGAAGGGATGCCGCAGCGCCGGCATCGGCTGCATCGAATGCAAGCAGCCGGTGATCGAGGGCATCCTGCGCGAGCAGCAGCCCCTGCTCGAGCGGGCGCAAAAATACATGGACGATCCCGCGCTGCTGCGCGCCATCGTCGACCACGGCTGCGACCAGGCCAGGCGGGTGGCGCGCGAGACGATGCGCGACGTGCGCGCCGTCATGGGCTTGGGGTACCGGTGA
- a CDS encoding class I SAM-dependent methyltransferase: MGAPSPWVTRWAHLVRPGGRVLDLACGNGRHATWFARRGHVVLGVDRDAAALAALAALPEGVATRPADLEQGAWPLADEPGFDAIVVTNYLHRPLWPHLFAALAPGGVLLYETFAAGNETVGKPSNPDFLLQPGELLDAVRGILRVVAFEDGMLEVPKTAFVQRICAIREESGKTGGRAPPRYPLPG, translated from the coding sequence CTGGGCGCGCCGTCGCCGTGGGTGACGCGCTGGGCACATCTGGTGCGCCCGGGCGGCCGCGTGCTCGACCTGGCCTGTGGCAACGGCCGCCACGCCACCTGGTTCGCGCGCCGCGGCCATGTGGTGCTGGGCGTCGATCGCGATGCGGCGGCATTGGCCGCGCTGGCGGCATTGCCCGAAGGCGTCGCCACGCGCCCGGCCGACCTGGAGCAGGGCGCGTGGCCGCTCGCGGACGAGCCGGGTTTCGACGCGATCGTGGTCACAAATTACCTGCACAGGCCTCTTTGGCCGCATTTGTTCGCTGCGCTGGCGCCCGGTGGCGTGCTTCTTTACGAAACCTTCGCGGCCGGCAACGAGACCGTGGGCAAGCCTTCGAACCCTGATTTCTTGCTGCAGCCGGGCGAGTTGCTGGATGCCGTGCGCGGCATCTTGCGGGTGGTTGCCTTCGAAGATGGTATGCTGGAAGTGCCTAAAACTGCCTTTGTGCAGCGTATTTGCGCGATTCGCGAAGAATCAGGCAAAACGGGCGGCCGAGCGCCGCCGCGGTATCCTTTGCCGGGCTGA
- the dapA gene encoding 4-hydroxy-tetrahydrodipicolinate synthase has translation MTQINGSIVAIVTPMQEDGSLDFPALRALVDWHVAEGTDGIVIVGTTGESPTVNVDEHCELIRVAVEQADKRIPIIAGTGGNSTKEAIELTAFAKQVGADASLQVVPYYNKPTQEGMYRHFRTIAEAVELPVVLYNVPGRTVADMQHDTILRLAQVPGIIGVKEATGNIDRAAQLIKDAPEGFAIYSGDDPTAIALMLLGGHGNISVTANVAPRKMHELCVAALKGDAITARRIHMELVALNKAMFVEANPIPVKWALQQMGKMQGGIRLPLTPLSTEYHEAVRKALSAAGLLG, from the coding sequence ATGACACAGATTAACGGCAGCATCGTCGCTATCGTGACGCCGATGCAGGAAGATGGCAGCCTGGATTTCCCCGCGCTGCGCGCCCTGGTCGACTGGCACGTGGCCGAGGGCACCGATGGCATTGTGATCGTCGGCACCACCGGCGAGTCTCCCACGGTGAACGTGGATGAGCATTGCGAGCTGATCCGCGTTGCCGTGGAGCAGGCCGACAAGCGCATCCCGATCATCGCCGGCACCGGCGGCAACTCGACCAAAGAAGCGATCGAGCTGACCGCGTTCGCCAAGCAGGTCGGCGCCGATGCGTCGCTGCAGGTGGTGCCCTACTACAACAAGCCCACCCAGGAGGGCATGTACCGCCATTTCCGCACGATCGCGGAAGCGGTGGAACTGCCGGTTGTGCTGTACAACGTGCCGGGCCGTACCGTGGCCGACATGCAGCACGACACCATCTTGCGCCTGGCGCAGGTGCCGGGCATCATCGGCGTGAAGGAAGCGACCGGCAACATCGACCGCGCCGCGCAGCTGATCAAGGATGCGCCGGAAGGCTTCGCCATCTACAGTGGCGACGATCCCACCGCGATTGCCCTGATGCTGCTGGGTGGTCATGGCAATATCTCGGTCACGGCCAACGTGGCGCCACGCAAGATGCACGAATTGTGCGTGGCTGCCCTGAAGGGCGACGCTATCACCGCGCGTCGCATCCATATGGAACTGGTTGCGCTGAACAAGGCGATGTTCGTCGAGGCCAACCCGATTCCCGTCAAGTGGGCGCTCCAGCAAATGGGCAAGATGCAGGGCGGTATCCGCCTCCCGCTCACCCCGCTGTCAACGGAATACCACGAAGCGGTGCGCAAGGCGCTGTCGGCGGCCGGCCTGCTCGGCTGA
- a CDS encoding MBL fold metallo-hydrolase: MMRFAFLGSGSEGNSLLIESQEGITTTRVLLDCGFGIRETARRLERLGVTPDQLDAVLVTHEHGDHVGSAYAFASRHDLPVHTSHGTWLATSHMRGADKADVRVCGADHPLLIGSLHILPYTVPHDAREPLQFVLSDGDARLGVLTDAGMETPYVTARLAGVHALVLECNHDREMLRNSAYPYSLKRRIGGDFGHLANEVAAGILERVAHAGLQRVVAAHLSQQNNTRELATQALATVLGVLPDEILVADQHEGLDWQPVRA; the protein is encoded by the coding sequence ATGATGCGCTTTGCCTTCCTCGGTAGCGGCAGCGAGGGCAATTCCCTGTTGATCGAGTCGCAAGAGGGCATCACCACGACCAGGGTGCTGCTCGATTGCGGGTTTGGCATTCGAGAAACCGCACGGCGGCTCGAGCGGCTTGGCGTCACGCCGGACCAGCTCGATGCCGTGCTGGTCACCCATGAGCACGGCGATCATGTCGGCTCGGCCTACGCCTTTGCTTCCCGTCACGATTTGCCGGTGCACACCAGCCACGGCACCTGGCTTGCCACCTCGCATATGCGCGGGGCGGACAAGGCCGACGTGCGCGTGTGCGGTGCCGACCATCCGCTGCTGATCGGCAGCCTCCACATACTCCCGTACACCGTGCCGCACGATGCGCGCGAGCCATTGCAGTTCGTGCTAAGTGACGGCGACGCCCGCCTGGGCGTGCTGACCGATGCCGGCATGGAGACGCCTTACGTCACCGCGCGGCTGGCCGGGGTGCATGCGCTGGTGCTGGAGTGCAACCATGATCGGGAGATGCTGCGCAATTCCGCCTATCCGTATTCGCTGAAGCGGCGCATCGGTGGCGACTTTGGCCACCTTGCCAATGAAGTTGCGGCCGGCATCCTGGAGCGGGTGGCGCATGCGGGGCTGCAGCGCGTGGTGGCCGCGCACCTGAGCCAGCAGAACAATACCCGGGAACTGGCTACCCAGGCACTGGCGACCGTGCTTGGCGTGTTGCCCGACGAAATCCTGGTGGCGGACCAGCACGAGGGGCTGGACTGGCAGCCGGTCAGGGCCTGA